From Desulforhopalus sp., one genomic window encodes:
- a CDS encoding caspase family protein encodes MKTLALVIGNNNYPGRSKLNNAVNDAFEISETFRKLHYKVIYKENCVSSDYGDLLTEFESQLPNFDASIFYFAGHGFQFDGENYLASIECPIEHPTKHSCERTCIRLAELTEIIRKATTKINIIIIDACRRSFSRGVASSFTQVNAPEGTIIAFSTSPGEGAKDSGIEGHSLYTGVLLKYIGREFLSVEELFKKTRRTVYNLSDGTQTSWEHTSLVGDFYFNTGQMIYSVSIPYDESVVKDRMFVSKGTDIDQIISDLRSCNWDKQNPAMSRFKLIAPQLLNKNQQFIIGRNILQASGYAYNATDFMDNLDSRLAKYNNDDENHVLNGILYEIYFDNNGDFRKGKFKTNCIDKVFALRHRSNFEQSFKFIDKALAPYRSEIYYVPGKADSTIDVDVLARNSTRTDFSGVEKECQTIDSIHVFDRDITQTINKIHGCGGNLSYLKKTMIEFLVAPEELVNLNSNIPIDNLCFEEPLDTIF; translated from the coding sequence ATGAAAACATTAGCATTAGTAATAGGTAACAACAATTATCCAGGTAGGTCCAAACTAAATAATGCAGTAAACGATGCATTTGAAATCTCTGAGACTTTTAGAAAATTACACTATAAGGTCATTTATAAAGAAAATTGTGTTTCAAGTGACTATGGAGATTTGTTGACAGAATTTGAATCACAATTGCCAAATTTTGATGCGTCTATTTTTTATTTTGCCGGTCATGGATTTCAGTTTGATGGAGAAAATTATTTGGCATCTATTGAGTGTCCTATCGAACATCCAACTAAACATTCATGTGAAAGAACTTGTATCAGGTTAGCTGAGCTAACTGAAATAATAAGAAAAGCGACGACTAAAATAAATATAATTATTATTGACGCTTGTAGAAGAAGTTTTTCAAGAGGAGTAGCTAGTTCATTTACCCAAGTTAATGCTCCTGAAGGAACAATCATTGCTTTTTCAACATCTCCTGGGGAAGGCGCAAAAGATTCAGGAATAGAAGGCCACAGCTTATATACTGGAGTACTTCTAAAATATATAGGAAGAGAATTTCTTTCGGTAGAAGAGCTATTTAAAAAAACTCGAAGGACTGTATATAATCTTTCGGATGGAACTCAGACTAGTTGGGAACATACGTCGTTGGTTGGAGATTTCTATTTTAACACAGGTCAAATGATATATTCAGTTTCCATACCTTACGATGAATCTGTAGTTAAAGACAGAATGTTTGTGTCGAAAGGCACTGATATTGATCAAATAATATCAGATTTGAGATCATGTAATTGGGATAAGCAAAATCCTGCAATGTCAAGATTCAAGTTGATTGCTCCACAGTTGTTAAATAAAAATCAACAATTTATTATTGGTCGCAATATTTTGCAAGCTTCAGGTTATGCTTACAATGCTACTGACTTTATGGATAATTTAGATAGCAGGCTGGCTAAGTACAATAATGACGATGAAAATCATGTTTTGAATGGAATTTTGTACGAAATATATTTTGATAATAATGGTGACTTTCGAAAAGGAAAATTTAAAACAAATTGTATAGATAAGGTGTTTGCTTTAAGACATCGAAGTAATTTTGAACAGTCGTTCAAATTTATAGATAAGGCTTTAGCTCCATATAGAAGTGAAATATATTATGTTCCTGGAAAAGCTGATTCTACAATTGACGTAGATGTTTTAGCCAGAAACAGTACAAGGACTGATTTTTCTGGAGTTGAGAAAGAGTGTCAGACAATTGATTCTATCCATGTTTTTGATAGAGATATCACTCAAACGATAAATAAGATTCACGGGTGTGGAGGAAATTTATCTTACCTAAAAAAGACAATGATTGAGTTCTTAGTGGCTCCAGAAGAACTGGTAAACCTAAATTCAAACATTCCTATAGATAATCTATGTTTTGAAGAGCCTCTAGATACCATATTTTAA